Proteins encoded by one window of Sardina pilchardus chromosome 7, fSarPil1.1, whole genome shotgun sequence:
- the LOC134087407 gene encoding DNA (cytosine-5)-methyltransferase 3B-like has product MAEVNSINSSSCSAATLRFIRKHTSEPSAGSSSPSSGFSSPSSCKDVRATLGHGYPKDIAAICAQTPYCLYLYVGVELGEQETGNVILIGFFDQTVGNYCLRILDVIQPMEDTETSLIETLDRFDIPVENLTVFYSNLVDRDQSSVFTLGLKAMQSSVVSLCGLVSLTAQACHEGLTATGHYEQVLELLRKMSVHNSSSVTNDTLKQLFSDLAKLDTNRPLTMQSLLFIRTLGNISSRWSTLTKYFGSQKVKRGGARQIHSFLVDRKLRLMIMFLSFALEPLAKFQEILEEGSNFGQILNVSSGLIQSYTSSFLQLTAIARYLRKYDDSLLKDAAEHLPIGKVKVGHEVEDFLSLHKAELTELLEDFHKSTVSFYAAVTSSIVKSLPLSTVAFVNMAAILKPEGRFEVTSRTVTHIATQMGLCKNKGEVAQLTDDFLEYQLCEEMGSQPDVDQHWKGALKIMGKASMFRKLILSCMSFPRILKEDKIFAQIFQTDVESKKDAPEVTIPQRPQRPSTSTLSETKPSISESIVNDDLEEEDMDDNEESSASSLNRQKQGYPYQDGRGFEAGDLVWGNVTGYSRWPGEVLPWRTKKTKPGIRKVKWFGDGLLSRVHVGGLHPFPAFADSFCHRSLATLAPYKTAILQSLQTAAERCGKIFSFKTDNEDELLQQTLDWAFNGFMPSGPEGLKPLPQTNSPTEKIPKRNGLPNHLTTSVKNTKVDESILARLKQVSVCLKRMNSLHLENGTDTIAMKPKPIDGNGTKSPQTEILGRPSEYENGLEKDQAQKRSIESESESESESESESESESEFKPESESESESESGSESGFNNRDKMVNQVLVKGKNIEDFCLSCGKAQISIFHPLFEGSLCLKCKINFTDTLHRYDEDGYQSYCTVCCAGSEVILCGNRNCCRTYCVDCLNILVGAGTFDRLKEVDPWICYLCEPSSAGGALKPREDWSIRVQAFFTNDSGLAFEPHRVYPSVPASQRRPIRVLSLFDGIATGYLVLKDLGFKVDSYVASEIDEEAITVSMVNHDARIVRKDDVRTITKEHIAEWGPFDLLIGGSPCNDLTTVNPSRKGLYEGMGRLFFEFYRVLNILRPKEGDPKPFFWLFENVTCMANRDKTDICRFLECNPVLIDAVKVSPAHRARCFWGNLPGMNRPIIASQNDKLTLQECLDVGRTAKVTKVRTITTKYNCLKQGPKDVIPVTMYGKDDHLWITEMEKIMGFPKHYTDVRNMGRQQRMKCLGKSWSVPVIRHLFAPLKDYFACNELTTDTTTNATG; this is encoded by the exons ATGGCAGAGGTCAACTCAATTAATTCCTCTTCCTGCAGTGCTGCCACATTAAGATTCATCCGCAAACATACGTCTGAACCATCAGCTGGCTCCAGCTCACCATCGTCCGGCTTCAGCTCACCATCGTCCTGCAAAGATGTCAGGGCCACTCTTGGTCATGGATACCCAAAGGATATTGCAGCCATATGTGCCCAAACGCCATACTGTTTGTACCTGTATGTGGGTGTGGAACTGGGAGAGCAGGAAACAGGAAATGTGATCTTGATCGGGTTCTTTGACCAAACGGTTGGAAACTATTGTTTGCGTATACTGGATGTTATCCAGCCCATGGAGGATACAGAGACAAGTCTGATAGAGACGTTGGACAGGTTTGAtattccagtggaaaacctcaCCGTGTTTTACTCCAATTTGGTGGACCGTGACCAGAGCAGTGTGTTCACATTGGGTCTAAAAGCCATGCAGTCTTCAGTGGTGTCATTGTGTGGCCTTGTGAGTTTGACAGCACAAGCGTGTCATGAGGGTCTCACAGCAACAGGACATTATGAGCAGGTCTTAGAACTTCTCAGGAAGATGTCTGTGCACAACTCTTCGTCTGTCACCAATGATACTCTAAAGCAGCTCTTCAGTGACTTGGCAAAGCTGGACACTAATCGCCCTTTAACTATGCAGTCCTTGCTATTCATCAGGACTCTTGGTAATATTTCCAGTCGTTGGTCTACACTGACCAAATACTTTGGTTCTCAGAAGGTTAAGAGGGGGGGAGCACGTCAGATCCATTCCTTCCTTGTGGACCGTAAGCTGAGGCTAATGATCATGTTCCTAAGCTTTGCCCTGGAACCACTGGCTAAATTTCAGGAGATACTGGAAGAGGGTTCAAACTTTGGCCAGATCCTCAATGTTTCATCTGGTCTGATTCAAAGCTACACCTCTAGTTTCCTCCAGTTGACAGCCATCGCACGTTACCTCAGGAAGTATGATGACTCACTTCTAAAAGATGCAGCAGAACACCTTCCCATAGGCAAGGTGAAAGTGGGCCACGAGGTTGAAGATTTCCTGTCTTTGCACAAGGCAGAGCTCACTGAATTGTTGGAAGATTTCCACAAGAGCACGGTCTCTTTCTATGCAGCAGTCACGTCCAGCATTGTCAAGAGCCTGCCTCTCTCCACTGTAGCCTTTGTAAACATGGCTGCCATCTTGAAACCAGAGGGGAGGTTTGAGGTGACGAGCAGAACCGTGACGCACATTGCCACCCAGATGGGCCTGTGCAAGAACAAAGGGGAGGTGGCCCAGCTCACGGATGACTTCCTTGAGTATCAGCTCTGTGAGGAGATGGGCAGCCAGCCTGATGTGGATCAGCATTGGAAAGGCGCGTTGAAGATCATGGGAAAGGCATCCATGTTCCGTAAACTCATCCTCAGTTGTATGTCTTTCCCCAGAATACTAAAAGAGGACAAGATCTTtgctcag ATATTTCAAACAGATGTTGAGAGCAAGAAGGATGCACCAGAGGTCACTATCCCACAGAGGCCACAAAGACCATCAACATCCACATTGTCAG AAACAAAACCAAGTATATCGGAATCTATAGTAAATGAtgatctggaggaggaggacatggaTGACAATGAGGAG agcTCAGCATCAAGTCTTAATAGACAAAAACAAGGTTACCCGTACCAG GATGGGAGGGGATTTGAAGCTGGCGATCTGGTTTGGGGTAATGTGACTGGCTACTCCAGATGGCCTGGGGAGGTGTTGCCATGGCgaaccaaaaaaacaaagcctGGCATCCGCAAAGTGAAGTGGTTTGGGGATGGATTACTTTCTAGG GTTCATGTTGGTGGACTTCACCCTTTCCCAGCTTTCGCTGATAGCTTCTGCCACAGATCTCTTGCTACTCTTGCCCCATACAAGACTGCTATTCTCCAGTCCCTGCAG ACAGCAGCAGAGCGGTGTGGGAAGATATTCTCATTTAAGACCGATAACGAAGATGAGCTTCTGCAACAAACGTTGGATTGGGCTTTCAATGGCTTCATGCCCTCTGGACCTGAGGGCCTCAAGCCTTTACCCCAGACAAACAGCCCCACAG AAAAAATACCGAAAAGGAATGGCTTGCCGAACCACTTAACAACTTCTGTGAAAAACACAAAAGTGGATGAGTCTATTCTGGCCAGATTGAAACAAGTATCCGTGTGTTTGAAAAGAATGAACTCCTTACACCTGGAGAATGGTACCGATACAATAGCCATGAAGCCGAAACCCATTGATGGAAATGGGACAAAGTCTCCTCAGACCGAAATTCTGGGTCGTCCTAGCGAGTACGAAAATGGCCTTGAGAAAGACCAAGCTCAGAAACGATCTATAGAAAGTGAGTCAGAGTCAGAATCCGAGTCAGAATCcgagtcagagtcagagtcagaatTCAAgccagagtcagagtcagagtcagaatCAGAATCTGGATCAGAGTCAGGCTTCAACAACAGAG ATAAAATGGTAAATCAGGTTTTGGTCAAGGGGAAGAATATTgaag ATTTCTGCTTGTCCTGTGGAAAGGCTCAGATCAGCATCTTCCATCCATTATTTGAAGGAAGTCTTTGTTTAAAGTGCAAG attAATTTCACTGACACACTTCACCGCTATGATGAGGATGGCTACCAGTCGTACTGCACGGTGTGCTGCGCTGGATCGGAGGTCATCCTGTGTGGGAATCGTAACTGCTGCCG GACATACTGTGTGGACTGCCTGAATATCCTGGTGGGTGCGGGTACCTTTGACCGGCTGAAGGAGGTGGACCCCTGGATCTGTTACCTGTGTGAGCCCAGCAGTGCAGGAGGTGCCCTCAAACCTCGGGAGGACTGGAGTATCCGTGTCCAGGCGTTTTTTACCAATGACAGCGGCTTGGCGttc GAACCTCACCGGGTTTACCCGTCCGTCCCAGCCAGCCAGCGAAGGCCCATCAGAGTTCTCTCCCTGTTTGATGGCATAGCCACAG GATATCTGGTTCTGAAAGACTTGGGATTTAAAGTGGACTCGTACGTGGCATCAGAGATTGATGAGGAGGCCATTACTGTATCCATGGTGAACCATGATGCTAGAATTGTCCGCAAGGATGATGTTCGGACCATTACAAAGGAACAT ATTGCGGAGTGGGGGCCGTTCGACCTCCTCATCGGAGGAAGTCCGTGCAATGACTTGACCACTGTTAACCCTTCTCGGAAAGGATTATATG AGGGAATGGGGAGACTCTTCTTTGAGTTCTACCGTGTGCTCAACATCCTGAGGCCCAAAGAGGGTGACCCCAAACCATTCTTTTGGCTGTTTGAGAATGTGACGTGCATGGCTAACCGAGACAAGACTGACATCTGTCGCTTTCTGGAG TGTAATCCAGTGCTGATTGATGCTGTGAAAGTCAGTCCGGCCCATAGAGCTCGCTGCTTCTGGGGAAACCTTCCTGGAATGAACAG GCCCATCATTGCCTCTCAGAATGACAAGCTGACTCTACAAGAATGCTTGGACGTTGGCCGCACAGCAAAG GTTACCAAAGTGAGGACCATTACCACAAAATACAACTGTCTGAAGCAAGGCCCAAAAGATGTGATTCCTGTCACCATGTATGGGAAAGATGATCATTTGTGGATCACAGAGATGGAAAA GATCATGGGGTTTCCCAAACACTACACGGACGTGAGAAACATGGGACGTCAGCAGCGGATGAAGTGCCTGGGTAAATCCTGGAGTGTCCCCGTCATCAGGCACCTCTTCGCACCTCTTAAGGACTATTTTGCTTGTAATGAGTTGACTACAGATACCACCACCAATGCAACAGGATGA